A genome region from Verrucomicrobiota bacterium includes the following:
- a CDS encoding sodium:solute symporter family protein yields the protein MILAPIDWVIIVVYLVICMGAGLWMRRFVRGVEDFAVAGREMDVNLGIASLAATELGLVTVMYTAQLGFEKGFAGATVGIIMALAMYFVGRTGFVIGPLRKSGIMTIPELFEKRFGKEVRWLAGLFVVLGGVLNMGVFLRVGGEFLVHVTGLPVYWLELIMIGLLALVLLYTILGGMLSVLVTDYLQFLIMGLGIVITSLWVIHDLGWNTLVEKLWLSYDGSRANAPLLMKSHPFNPFHSSSLGWGYILWQVMFQLAVVTTWQTTISRVLSAKGEETAKRMYRRSAFYFVGRFALPVLFGVGAFIHFSYGNGLSAGLDSRTAMPAYLATILPAGIMGLVIAAMLAAEMSTDSGYLLTWATVIYNDLLMPFVKRPLSNQPRLLITRGLVGAIGVFLVFYGLLYELKGNVWDYLAVTGNIYLASVFTLLVAGLYWPRANRFGAFAALVLGAVGPISFLLLGKKYSIAPEVAGTSSFALAFIGMIIGSLATATRAAKPEAAS from the coding sequence ATGATCCTGGCTCCAATTGATTGGGTCATCATCGTGGTGTACCTCGTGATCTGCATGGGCGCAGGCTTGTGGATGCGGCGGTTCGTGCGCGGCGTCGAAGACTTTGCCGTCGCTGGCCGCGAAATGGATGTGAATCTGGGGATCGCCTCACTGGCCGCCACGGAGTTGGGTTTGGTGACGGTCATGTACACCGCTCAACTCGGTTTTGAGAAAGGGTTCGCGGGCGCGACGGTCGGCATCATCATGGCGTTGGCGATGTATTTCGTCGGGCGAACGGGATTTGTGATCGGACCGTTGCGCAAGTCCGGCATCATGACGATCCCCGAACTTTTTGAAAAACGATTCGGCAAGGAGGTGCGCTGGCTGGCTGGTTTGTTCGTGGTGCTGGGCGGCGTACTGAACATGGGGGTGTTCCTGCGCGTAGGCGGAGAATTTCTGGTTCACGTGACCGGATTGCCGGTTTATTGGCTGGAACTGATTATGATCGGCCTGCTCGCGTTGGTGCTGCTCTACACCATCTTGGGCGGGATGCTGTCCGTGCTGGTGACGGATTACCTGCAATTCCTCATCATGGGATTGGGCATCGTCATCACTTCGCTGTGGGTGATCCACGACCTTGGTTGGAATACGCTCGTTGAAAAACTTTGGCTGAGTTACGACGGCTCACGCGCCAACGCGCCGCTGCTTATGAAGTCGCATCCCTTCAATCCATTTCATTCGAGCAGTCTGGGTTGGGGTTACATTTTGTGGCAGGTGATGTTTCAACTCGCGGTCGTCACGACCTGGCAGACCACCATCTCGCGCGTGCTCTCCGCCAAGGGTGAGGAGACGGCCAAACGGATGTATCGGCGCTCGGCATTTTATTTTGTCGGAAGGTTCGCGCTACCGGTGTTGTTCGGTGTCGGCGCGTTCATTCACTTCAGCTACGGCAATGGCTTGTCCGCCGGTCTGGACAGTCGTACGGCGATGCCCGCTTATCTCGCCACCATTCTGCCGGCGGGCATCATGGGTCTGGTCATCGCGGCGATGCTGGCGGCCGAGATGTCCACCGACAGCGGTTACCTGTTGACGTGGGCGACGGTGATTTACAACGATCTGCTCATGCCTTTTGTCAAACGACCACTCTCGAATCAACCGCGACTGTTGATCACGCGCGGGTTGGTCGGTGCGATCGGAGTGTTCCTGGTTTTCTACGGGTTGCTCTACGAACTCAAAGGCAACGTGTGGGATTATCTGGCGGTGACGGGAAACATTTATCTGGCAAGTGTCTTCACCTTGTTGGTGGCCGGACTCTATTGGCCACGGGCAAACCGATTCGGCGCGTTCGCCGCGTTGGTCTTGGGTGCCGTCGGCCCGATCAGTTTCCTGTTGCTTGGGAAAAAATATTCGATTGCGCCTGAAGTGGCGGGGACGTCATCATTTGCGCTGGCGTTCATCGGAATGATCATCGGCTCGCTGGCGACAGCAACCCGTGCCGCCAAACCGGAGGCGGCTTCATGA